The Dehalogenimonas lykanthroporepellens BL-DC-9 genome includes a window with the following:
- a CDS encoding hypothetical protein (KEGG: cfa:476028 similar to Protein C11orf2 (Another new gene 2 protein)), whose translation MREILELTDEADDACKEAYGFQFPWLIHAAAQQLKQIGNEELSEILAAIALLVELGVPSEKAAWAFLAGVRSRASATELASCDIDIGNSPSMVRKKLREPDTIAALRCQVSEQTQAWLDLHWSNFDSEPANIPSFPRFTLEKIPDADTILVRR comes from the coding sequence ATGCGTGAGATTCTTGAATTGACCGATGAGGCAGATGACGCGTGCAAGGAGGCCTATGGTTTTCAGTTCCCTTGGCTGATCCACGCCGCTGCACAGCAGCTCAAACAGATCGGAAACGAAGAGTTATCGGAGATTCTTGCGGCCATCGCACTCTTGGTTGAGCTTGGCGTTCCTTCAGAAAAGGCCGCATGGGCCTTTCTTGCCGGAGTGCGTTCGCGTGCGTCTGCCACGGAACTGGCTTCGTGTGATATAGATATTGGGAATTCACCATCCATGGTCCGTAAAAAGCTTCGTGAGCCAGACACAATCGCGGCATTGCGCTGCCAGGTCAGCGAGCAGACTCAGGCTTGGCTTGATCTCCATTGGTCCAATTTCGATAGTGAACCAGCCAATATCCCATCGTTCCCCAGGTTTACTCTGGAGAAGATACCCGACGCTGATACGATCTTGGTTCGTCGTTAG
- a CDS encoding transposase mutator type (KEGG: sth:STH2289 transposase~manually curated~PFAM: transposase mutator type): MAKDRMTLLELLRKSGSDSELDFLKEGVKMLAEAVMELEVKQKTGAEKHERSNGRLTYRNGYRGRIWDTRAGTIPLAIPRLRDGSYFPSLLEPRRRAEQALLAVIQEAYVLGISTRKVESLVQSLGLNGVSKSEVSRICGALDDEVERWRHRPLLWRYPYLWLDATYVKVRDSGRVVSQAVIIAYGVRETGEREIIGLEVGPSEDGVFWKEFLRGLVSRGLSGVMLVISDAHLGLKEAISTVLTGVSWQRCRVHFMRNALARVPRGAQAMVSAAIRTIFAQPDRDSAYSQLRRVADNLRLRFGPVADQLEEAEPDILAYTAFPREHWRQLYSTNPLERLNKEIKRRSNVVGIFPNSQSVIRLIGAVLMEQQDEWEVGRRYFSLDSMKKTLEGAQEEPLIMALPA; encoded by the coding sequence ATGGCCAAAGACAGGATGACACTTTTGGAATTGCTACGCAAGTCAGGAAGTGACAGCGAGCTTGATTTTCTAAAAGAAGGGGTGAAAATGCTGGCCGAAGCGGTCATGGAGCTTGAGGTTAAGCAGAAGACCGGAGCTGAGAAACATGAGCGCAGTAACGGTCGTTTAACCTACCGTAACGGCTACCGGGGGCGTATCTGGGACACCCGGGCCGGCACGATACCCTTGGCGATTCCCCGGTTGCGGGACGGCAGTTATTTCCCCAGCTTGCTCGAGCCCCGGCGCCGGGCGGAACAAGCCTTGCTGGCGGTAATCCAGGAAGCCTATGTATTGGGCATCAGCACCCGCAAGGTGGAATCTCTGGTTCAGTCACTGGGGCTTAACGGGGTCAGTAAGAGCGAGGTATCGCGAATATGCGGGGCTCTGGACGATGAAGTGGAACGATGGCGCCACCGGCCTTTGTTATGGCGTTATCCCTATCTGTGGCTGGATGCGACCTACGTCAAGGTCAGGGATTCAGGGCGGGTGGTCAGTCAGGCGGTAATTATCGCCTACGGCGTCCGTGAAACCGGAGAACGCGAGATCATCGGGCTTGAGGTCGGCCCCAGTGAAGACGGTGTATTCTGGAAAGAGTTTCTGCGGGGGTTGGTCAGCCGTGGTTTGAGCGGGGTGATGCTGGTAATCAGTGATGCTCATCTGGGACTGAAGGAAGCCATCAGCACGGTACTCACCGGGGTATCGTGGCAACGCTGCCGGGTGCACTTCATGCGCAATGCGCTGGCCAGAGTGCCGCGGGGCGCCCAGGCTATGGTATCTGCCGCTATCCGGACCATCTTCGCTCAACCTGACCGCGACAGCGCTTACAGCCAGCTCCGCCGGGTAGCCGATAACCTCAGACTCCGATTCGGTCCTGTTGCCGACCAATTGGAAGAGGCAGAACCGGATATCCTGGCCTATACCGCCTTCCCCCGGGAACACTGGCGGCAACTGTACTCTACCAATCCCCTGGAGAGACTGAACAAGGAAATCAAGCGCCGCAGTAATGTGGTCGGCATCTTTCCCAACAGCCAATCGGTAATCAGGCTGATTGGGGCGGTGTTAATGGAACAGCAGGACGAGTGGGAGGTCGGACGACGCTACTTTTCTTTGGATTCGATGAAGAAAACGCTGGAAGGGGCGCAGGAGGAACCCCTGATCATGGCTTTACCAGCTTGA
- a CDS encoding Na+/Ca+ antiporter, CaCA family (KEGG: dde:Dde_1854 K+-dependent Na+/Ca+ exchanger related-protein~TIGRFAM: Na+/Ca+ antiporter, CaCA family~PFAM: sodium/calcium exchanger membrane region), whose amino-acid sequence MTLAFIAVIFGLALLVWSADRFVEGSASTARHFGMPPLLIGMVIVGFGTSAPEMVVSALAASQGNPGIALGNAYGSNITNIALILGVTALISPIAVHSQVLRKELPILTVVTALAAWQLWDGEITHLDAVVLLAVFGGLMAWTIWQGLRKKEDALGSEMEQELDVRAMPIRRAVFWLVVGLALLIVSSRILVWGAVEIAHGFGVSDLIIGLTIVAVGTSLPELASSIIAARKGEHDIALGNILGSNLFNTLAVVGIACTIHPLAVGPEVFNRDILVMAALTLSLFVIGYGFRGPGRINRIEGAVLLVCYVGYTAYLISTVFGGQA is encoded by the coding sequence ATGACACTGGCCTTCATCGCTGTAATTTTTGGTTTGGCGCTCCTCGTCTGGAGCGCCGACCGTTTTGTGGAGGGATCAGCCTCCACCGCCCGCCATTTCGGCATGCCGCCGCTCTTGATCGGCATGGTGATTGTCGGGTTTGGCACCTCCGCGCCGGAGATGGTGGTATCGGCGCTGGCCGCTTCGCAGGGTAACCCGGGCATCGCCCTGGGGAACGCCTACGGCTCGAACATCACCAACATCGCCCTGATCCTGGGGGTGACAGCATTGATCAGCCCCATCGCCGTACATTCGCAGGTGCTGCGCAAGGAACTGCCCATCCTCACGGTGGTGACCGCCCTGGCGGCTTGGCAACTCTGGGATGGCGAGATCACCCATCTCGATGCCGTTGTGCTGCTGGCCGTGTTCGGCGGCCTGATGGCCTGGACCATCTGGCAGGGGTTGCGGAAAAAAGAGGATGCGCTGGGAAGCGAGATGGAGCAGGAACTGGACGTCCGCGCCATGCCGATCCGCCGTGCGGTCTTCTGGTTGGTGGTGGGGTTGGCGCTACTCATCGTCAGCTCCCGCATCCTGGTCTGGGGCGCGGTAGAGATCGCTCATGGGTTCGGGGTCAGCGACCTGATCATCGGCCTGACCATTGTCGCGGTGGGCACCTCGCTGCCGGAACTGGCTTCATCAATCATTGCGGCCAGGAAGGGCGAACACGATATCGCTCTCGGCAATATCCTGGGCTCCAACCTTTTCAACACCCTGGCGGTGGTGGGGATTGCCTGTACGATTCACCCGCTGGCCGTTGGGCCGGAAGTCTTCAACCGCGACATACTGGTGATGGCCGCTCTGACCCTGTCACTGTTCGTCATCGGCTATGGATTCCGGGGACCGGGACGTATCAACCGCATCGAGGGCGCGGTGCTGCTGGTCTGTTACGTGGGCTATACGGCCTACCTGATCAGCACAGTTTTCGGCGGGCAGGCATAG
- a CDS encoding Protein of unknown function DUF2188 (PFAM: Protein of unknown function DUF2188~KEGG: lpc:LPC_2134 hypothetical protein) — MPKKPGSHHVVPNADGGWDVKKDGATRSSGHFDKKQDAVDAGRKISQNQGTEFYIHGKDGKIQNKDSHGNDPYPPKG; from the coding sequence ATGCCAAAAAAACCAGGATCACATCATGTCGTGCCCAACGCCGACGGCGGTTGGGACGTCAAGAAGGACGGCGCGACCCGTAGCAGCGGTCACTTCGACAAGAAGCAGGATGCCGTTGATGCCGGACGCAAGATCAGCCAGAACCAAGGCACCGAGTTCTACATCCACGGCAAGGATGGGAAGATCCAGAACAAGGACAGCCACGGGAACGATCCATATCCGCCGAAGGGGTAA